The Deinococcus taeanensis genomic interval TGAGTCGGCCCAGAACGAGATACACCTGACGGGAGAGGAGACCGGCGTGCGCGGCGGCCTCCTCCGAGTCAAGGCCGATCCTGAACGTGCGAGCCTGAAGTGAAAGGGCTTTATCCATGGCCGTGTTCAGGCAGGTGCTTCGGTCGCCACATGCCTGATGCTAGCCCGTGCAGGTGCGCGCAGACACTGGTTTTGTCTGGTTCAGCACCGGCACCCGCAGGCGGGCTCTCCCAGGGGTGCCTTCCAGCACGGCAGCGGCTCAGGGTTCGCCCGTTGTCACGGTGGAGTGAACGTTTCCGGTTCCGCCCGCTGCTCACTTGGCAGGAGCAACCGGCCGGGAGACGTGCTGCGCTCACCAGGCGGCTGCCCGGAAGACTGGACCCTGCAGCACGGGAGGCCTGAACACTGCACAGGTCAGGTGCCACACCGCTTGCCGAAAGATCACTGGCGCGCCATCCGCGGTGACGTTCAGCGCAACCCAGGCACCCTCTCAGCCGTCGAGACTACTCTCTGGGTTCGCCCGTTTCTTCAGAATCACCGGAATCAGCCGCCGCAGCGCCCTCACACCACCCAGGTCAGACGTTCACACCGCAAGAAACGACATGAGCAACCCCAGGCGGAAGACCAGTACAGGTTCGCGGACGCTTCTGTTCCCTCGGTAGTGCTCCAAGGATGACTTTCAGCACCTGACCCTCTCGATGCGAGGGACGAGCACACTGGAGATCATCATGGGGAAACAGCGAAAAACCTGGAGCACCGACGTCAAAGAAGCCATCGTCCTCAGCGTGCTGCGGGGCGAACTCGGAGTCGCGGAGGCAGCCCGTCAGCATGGAGCCAACGAGAGCCTGATCCACACCTGGAAAACACAGTTTCTGGAGGCGGGCCGTGCCCGCCTCTCTGGTGACCGACCAGACCAGGGCGTGACCATCCTGGAACGGGAGAATGACCGTCTCAAACGCATCGTGGCCGAAAAGGAACTGGAGCTCGATATTGCGCGAAAAGTGCGACGGCTCTGACGCTGGACGAGCTGATCGTTCTCTGGCAGAGCCGGCCGCACCTCAGCCTGCGGCGTTTTGCCCAGTACGCCAGCGTGCCGTACTGGCGGATGCGGGACCATCAGCACAGCGCGCCCGCGCGCTGTGCCAAGCAGCAGCACCGTGACGCACTGTACGAGAAGGTACGCCAGGCGGCGTTGCAGCATCCAACGTCTGGATACCGGCTGCTGTATCAGGAACTCAAAGCTCAGGGCGAAGAGATTGGCCTGCACAAGATCCGTGTCGCACTCGGCGAATTGCACCTTCACCCACCGCTGCCTCGAAAGACCCGGAAACCTTCCCCGAAGGTTTCCGCACCACAAGACTGGCCGGAAGGTCGACGGGTGCAGATTGACGCGACACGGCTGTCGCTGCCCGACGGGGTCTGTTGGATTTACTTCGTGCTGGACGTTACCTCGCGGGTGGTGCTGGCCAGCCGGGTGGTACGGAGCCTGTCGATGCACCTCGCCAAACTGACGCTCGACGAGGCGGTCGCCGTGCTGCGTGCTCAGGGCCACCACAAGCGCATCCTGGTCCAGAGTGATGGAGGCAGTGATTTCACCAGTGACCTCTTTCAACAGGGCTGTTTGATGTACGGCAACTGGGTGCGCTGCAAAGTGTCTCAGCCGGGAGGAACCGGTATCCTCGAACGCCTCAACCGGACCTACAAATACCAGTTCGCCTTCCGCCAGGACTGGCAGTCCATGGCCGATGTCCGGGCCGCCATGCCGGACTTTCACCGCTGGTACAACCACGAGCGCCGTCATTCGGCGCTCGGCTACGCCACGCCTTGGTCTACACTCACCTTATCGGCGAATGCTCGCAACGCCGCTTGAAGTCAAACCTGGAGCATTACCCTCCCTGTAACTTCGTCCTACCGTCTGGTTGCGTCTGCCCTCTCCCAGATGGAGCGCCACTCGCAGAACGATCCGGTCACCCCAGGCCGACCTGTCACCGGCTGAAAACGTACCGCTTGAACCGGCGCAGCAGGCAGCAGCAGCTCCGTTAGAACGACCTGACCACCCGCCGCGAACACCTCCAGGGAGCTGGTATCGAGCAGCAGCGTGAATTCGGTCATTGCTGGACCGTCTGGCAGCGGGGCGCTGTGCGTCCCACCAAAACCGGGCACCTCCGGGTGCGCTGGCCGTGTGACCTGGAGGGCCGCCCGCGAGACCTGCACGCTCACCTCGACGCCCTCGGCGGAGACGAACTCCACCCGCAGCGCCGCCTCATCCGGGAGGTGTGCAGCCAGGGTGAATTCATGCGCTTCGCCAGCACGCAGCGGGAACGTTCTGGCGGCCAGGAGAGGCTCACACTCGAACCGGGTGACGTCCCGGCGCAGGGCCTGCACTTCCGGCACGGGCCGCTGCACCAGGTGCCACGCGGCGCCCAGCGAGAGTTCACGCGGCACCGTGAAGGCCCCCCGCCAGGGTGAGGTGGGCAGGACCGTGGCGTACTCCCAGTTGTTCATCCACGCCAGCCACACGCGCCGCGCCGGCAGGTCGCTCCAGGACAGGCCCGCGTAGAAATCCTTGCCGTAATCCAGGGTCCGTGACGGCGTGAGTGGCGTGAACGTCGTGCCGTCGAAGTCCCCCACCCAGTACTGCGCGCCGCTGCCCCCGTGCAGGCCACCCGGGTTGAAATCCACCTTCAGCACCCAGCGTTCCACACCCGCCTCGTCCATCAGCGGAAAGAACTCCGGCACCTCCCAGATGCCGGTCACTTCTCCGGCCGGTCCGAATGTACTCAGGGTCTGCCAGACCTGCAGGTCGGCGGAGGCGTAGAACTCCACCTGCCGCTCGTCAGGGTGCACGACAGCCATCACCCACCGGCCGCGCGCCTCGTCCCGGAAGACCTTCGGGTCGCGGAAGTCCGGCTTGTTCAGATCGAGCACGGCCGTCTCCCCCCCGTACGTCCAGGTGCGGCCCTGGTCGGGACTGAACGCGAGGTACTGCGCTTCGTGATGCCGCTTGTCCAGGTGCGTGCGTTGAGGGTGAACGTCGGTGTGCCCGGTGTACAGCGCCACGAGCGGTGGCTGGTCCGCAGTCCCGAGCCCGGAGGTGTTGTGCGTGTCCACGACGGCGCTGCCGGAGTAGATGACGTGCGTTTCACGCGCGGGCAGCGCCACGGGGTGTTCCGTCCAGTGCAGGAGGTCGGTGCTTGTGGCGTGGCCCCAGCTGAGGTTGCCCGGGGTGGGCCCCAACGGGTTGTGCTGGTAGAACAGATGGAACGTTCCGGCCACGAAGACAAGGCCGTTCGG includes:
- a CDS encoding transposase, which translates into the protein MGKQRKTWSTDVKEAIVLSVLRGELGVAEAARQHGANESLIHTWKTQFLEAGRARLSGDRPDQGVTILERENDRLKRIVAEKELELDIARKVRRL
- a CDS encoding integrase core domain-containing protein, which produces MRDHQHSAPARCAKQQHRDALYEKVRQAALQHPTSGYRLLYQELKAQGEEIGLHKIRVALGELHLHPPLPRKTRKPSPKVSAPQDWPEGRRVQIDATRLSLPDGVCWIYFVLDVTSRVVLASRVVRSLSMHLAKLTLDEAVAVLRAQGHHKRILVQSDGGSDFTSDLFQQGCLMYGNWVRCKVSQPGGTGILERLNRTYKYQFAFRQDWQSMADVRAAMPDFHRWYNHERRHSALGYATPWSTLTLSANARNAA
- a CDS encoding glycoside hydrolase family 32 protein, whose translation is MPADRHTYRERHRPQVHYSPRQHWVNDPNGLVFVAGTFHLFYQHNPLGPTPGNLSWGHATSTDLLHWTEHPVALPARETHVIYSGSAVVDTHNTSGLGTADQPPLVALYTGHTDVHPQRTHLDKRHHEAQYLAFSPDQGRTWTYGGETAVLDLNKPDFRDPKVFRDEARGRWVMAVVHPDERQVEFYASADLQVWQTLSTFGPAGEVTGIWEVPEFFPLMDEAGVERWVLKVDFNPGGLHGGSGAQYWVGDFDGTTFTPLTPSRTLDYGKDFYAGLSWSDLPARRVWLAWMNNWEYATVLPTSPWRGAFTVPRELSLGAAWHLVQRPVPEVQALRRDVTRFECEPLLAARTFPLRAGEAHEFTLAAHLPDEAALRVEFVSAEGVEVSVQVSRAALQVTRPAHPEVPGFGGTHSAPLPDGPAMTEFTLLLDTSSLEVFAAGGQVVLTELLLPAAPVQAVRFQPVTGRPGVTGSFCEWRSIWERADATRR